A section of the Oreochromis niloticus isolate F11D_XX linkage group LG9, O_niloticus_UMD_NMBU, whole genome shotgun sequence genome encodes:
- the LOC109203596 gene encoding homeobox protein NANOG-like has product MEDYGMHFSPDSWSYDSGPEGSLSLEELATWVESALEKELSNKTTDTSEAVSSSVSEQKQDFAVPRSQDGNITATLHDPSTATEKPKGKARVVFTERQLNVLVHQFNAKHYYDPREMKQLAEMTGLTYKQVKTWFQNKRSKFRRSSHPQHVNQGVPLHFQGEGQPPHRESYTQHLEMKSIANGANYQAPYHHAVGNFAAGPQWTFPTSPHMFDWSMPPGNGNKGGLKYETDNLKNLELSNGSQRFSQEYLK; this is encoded by the exons ATGGAAGATTATGGGATGCACTTTTCTCCAG ACTCGTGGAGTTATGACAGCGGCCCCGAAGGGAGTCTTTCCTTGGAAGAACTCGCTACATGGGTGGAGAGTGCTCTTGAAAAGGAGCTGAGCAACAAAACTACTGATACGTCTGAGGCTGTTTCCAGCTCAGTCTCAGAGCAGAAACAAGATTTTGCTGTCCCAAGAAGCCAGGATGGCAACATCACTGCCACTCTGCACGATCCCAGCACTGCTACAGAGAAACCTAAAGGAAAGGCCCGGGTGGTGTTCACAGAGAGACAGTTGAATGTTCTTGTCCATCAGTTTAATGCGAAACATTACTATGACCCAAGAGAGATGAAACAGCTGGCAGAGATGACAGGACTGACCTACAAACAG GTAAAAACTTGGTTTCAAAACAAACGGAGTAAGTTTAGGAGGAGTTCACATCCTCAGCATGTGAATCAGGGCGTCCCACTTCAT TTTCAGGGAGAGGGACAGCCCCCACACAGGGAGTCGTACACTCAGCACCTAGAGATGAAGTCAATCGCAAATGGTGCAAATTATCAGGCCCCCTATCATCATGCTGTGGGCAATTTTGCGGCTGGACCTCAATGGACCTTCCCAACCTCGCCCCACATGTTTGACTGGTCAATGCCACCAGGCAACGGCAATAAAGGAGGCTTGAAGTATGAGACAGATAATCTAAAGAATCTGGAGCTTTCAAATGGATCTCAAAGATTTTCCCAGGAATACCTCAAATAA